A stretch of the Medicago truncatula cultivar Jemalong A17 chromosome 5, MtrunA17r5.0-ANR, whole genome shotgun sequence genome encodes the following:
- the LOC11426550 gene encoding protein yippee-like → MGRLFVVHLEGRMYSCKHCRTPLALCEDVVSKAFHSRHGKAYLFRKVVNVSIGELEDRNMMTGMHTVADIFCVGCGSILGWTYETAHEKSQKYKEGKSVLERFKVSGPDGGNYWVSHATHGVGSDADDA, encoded by the exons ATGGGAAGGTTGTTTGTTGTTCATCTTGAAGGGAGGATGTATAGCTGTAAACACTGTAGAACACCTCTTGCTCTTTGTGAAGATGTTGTATCAAAG GCTTTCCACAGCAGACATGGGAAGGCTTATCTCTTCCGTAAGGT TGTGAATGTTTCTATTGGAGAATTAGAGGATAGAAATATGATGACTGGGATGCATACTGTGGCTGACATTTTCTGTGTCGGTTGTGGATCAATCCTCGGTTGGACATAT GAGACTGCTCATGAAAAAAGCCAGAAGTACAAAGAAGGAAAATCTGTTCTCGAACG GTTTAAGGTGTCTGGTCCTGATGGCGGCAATTATTGGGTGAGCCATGCAACACATGGTGTTGGAAGTGATGCAGATGATGCTTAA